The genomic segment taaaaaatacagaaaattgacatttttttaccATATAATTGATACAActggatatttttttaatcatcagaGCAGGTCAATACCTATCAATAAGTAGCAGTAACAATGATTCTTTAGCATAATTACTTCTTTTGAGCCGGgccaaaaaacattaaaactccCTCTCGGCTTGTTTGTGGTCACCATAGAGACCAGACAGTTAACGGCATTAAAGGACGTTTACTGATGGAGtttatgttgctgtatatcTTCATTGTTATTGTAAATGTCCACTCAGTGAGCACTTTATCAGGAACAGCTAACAGcgagcagctagcagctaacaacgagcagctaacagctaacaacGAGCAGCTAACAGCgagcagctaacagctaacagtgagcagctagcagctagcagctaacagtgagcagctaacagctaacagcgagcagctaacagctaacagtgagcagctagcagctagcagctaacagtgagcagctaacagctaacagcgagcagctaacagctaacagctcTGACATCAATTCTGCTTTATGAAGctttaatattttcagtttttgttgacgttgtcagaaagttgataattattattattgttattattaacaaCTGTTCCTAATATgttgcccccctcatgtatgttaatggggtggacaaaatattaggaacactgtTCAGTataatcctgtgtgtgtgtgtgtgtgtgtgagtgtgtgagtgtgtgtgtgtgtgtgtgtgtgagtgtgtgtgtgtatgtgtgtgtgtgtgtgtgtgtgagtgtgtgagtgtgtgtgtgtgtgtgtgtgtgtgtgtgtgtgtgagtgtgtgtgtgtgtgagtgtgtgtgtgtgtgtgtgtgtgagtgtgtgtgtgtatgtgtgtgtgtgtgtgtgtgtgagtgtgtgagtgtgtgtgtgtgtgtgtgtgtgtgtaccagtgAACACAGTGATGACAGAGTCGTCTTTCGCCGCCTGCTCCAGAGCTGCGATGATCTCGTTGTACATCTGACggagaggaaacactgatcagACTCATCAAACTAAACGCAGACGAGTTTCAAACATGTGACAATAAAACCAGAAACACATGTTCATATAAAATGTCGTGACTTCCTGTTTCTCGGCGTGTTGGCGAAGCTCTGAACTCACCTCGGTAGTGATGGCGTTTTTCTTGGCGGGTCGGTTCAGTTTGATGGTAGTGATGTCATCCTCGGTGGTGACCAATAGCGTCTGGTACGTCGGCCCGCTCCCGGCAGGCTGCGCGGCCACCTGGGCGGAGCTTCCTCCTTCGGCCGCCACCAGGGAGCCAATCAGGTCACAGTACTGCTGCCTGGCTTCATCCTGGAGACACAAAAGACTTCCTGTTTGTCGGCGCGTACGACATGAAAGGTGGAGAGTTCAgcgctctgattggctgctgccaGCGCGGTCAGCTGACCTGCAGTGTTGCGTCAGACAGAGTGTACGGAGGTAAAACTGTGACTTTATGatgtgcaaacaaacaaaaaaaacagttttgagaTTAATATTCATCAGAAAACTGTTCATTAACAGAAAGAAACGATTTGgaggtaaataataaaaatatagatcatcatcatcttcatcatcatcatcaaaccaaataaaaaaagaacataacaaaacattttttcttttgtttgcgCTTCATCAGTTTCTGGTTCAGATGCCAAAGTTTTTGGTTGTGATTCAAATTCTTGTGTGTCAATCACAATCTGGTGGGCGGGACGTGACGTAAATAACGCGTGTCTATTGGCCAGTTGACTCAGGACTGACAGTGTGATGAACCAGAAACAATTGATTGAATCACAACATTCAAAAGATaaacaagttattaacaatcaataactaACTGTGACGGCAACATGTTTACAACCATAAACTGATAAACTACAAGCAGACGTTTgtattaaatgatttatttattgtgatgttttatCAGTTTTGATCAGTCGTACCTGCGTCATGGCGCCCAGAGACTTCCACGCATCCCACTTCACCTTGTTGACAAAGTCCAGCATCCCTGGTTTAGGAGTGTTGCAGGGACCCTGAGTGgcctggaggaggaagaggaggaagaggaggaagaggaagaggaggagttaaTGAACGCTTCATCATGTAATGTGAGTGTAGCCTCAGTAATGTTTCAGGTGGGAGCGGCGTAAAGATTCATTTATGGTCACATGATTAAAGTCTGGAAATCAACTGTGTTTATTTAGTGATGATGTCACGCCAAATATCACATGACCCCCCCGTCTGAACGAGGCCTGGTGACGCTGCTGTCAGACGATGGCGAGGCGTCAGCTGACCGCGTACAGTCATTACATCAGTCTGACGCCACGTTTGTTTTACtgctgagaaaacaaaaacgTGTCGAGATCTGAAGTTCATGTACTCgctgtcaccatgacaaccaccACGTCCTGCGTTGATGACGTGTTTTTACTGGTACGACCTCGTCAGAGACGCGTCAGGACACGTTAACGTTTACAAAACACACGAGGTCAAACGTGTCTCAGATCACGTCGGCCGGCGGTTTGAATGATCCAATCACGTCGCGTCCTGGTGGTCGTTAGTATTATCAGCTGTTAATCAGCTCATTTTAACTAACGTCTCTTATCATGTGACGtctttccagccaatcagactCTTCCACGACATCATAACGACATCagctatttattatttttattttttaaactatgtGACTACGTTTATAGCTGGCGTCAATAAATACgtgttgtttgtatttgttgttacaCATTTACACCTGTTTGTTCTCGTGGTTACGACTCACCGACGATCGTTTTAATCCTCTGATACGTTACAAACACTTTAATGCTTCTTAATCTGCCACAATATGTAAAAGCTGAGCTGCagtttaaaagtgatcagtttTAATATTATAAAGCTTATTGATTGATATTCTGACTGTTTCATCTCCGTCTGATTTAATTCAGCCGTACAGGAGTAATACCAGTAGTTTGCACTTATATGGTCGTTTTGACATATAGATTCAGTGCGTCAGGAAGCGTCGGGGGTTTAACGGACATGTCCGCCGGCGGGACGCTCCCACCTGTTTGAAGAGAGCGTAGATCTTCAGTTTGGCCTCGTTTCCCGGGTCTTCCTTCAGCGTCGACAGCTTGTTCTTCGCCTGCTCGAACTGCTCCACCGTCGCACCTGCACACAGCATCGAGCAGCGCCGGTCAGCCGGTCCGGAGACAGAACAACGACCTGACCTGACCGGCTGATAGGCAGACACATACTCACCCATCATAGGAGACGCTGTGATGTGGAACTTCAGACTGGGAACACTGGAGAATCTGAGCAACCTGCTGACAAGAGAAGGAAACTTTTACTGCTTCAGTCTCCAGCTGACTGTAACGATCAGATTATTTCCTCGATTAACCGATTTGTCTGCAACATattagaaaacagtgaaatatcagctgtttgtctttactttaaaggacaaaataaaccagaaaatattcacatttaagaagttgcaatcagagaatttggacatttttttgaCTCAAAACAACTCAAACGACGATGACTGATTATCAGAGTAATTGGTGAGTAATTACATAGTCGttaactaatcgattaatcgctGCAGGAGTATTGAACTGGAAGCTGATCATCGGGTCATGTCTTCGTGGATCTGGAGCAAAGGTCGCAGCTAGCCGGCTAACTGTGCACAGTAAACACGGTCACCtctaaatgaacaaaaagcCAATTAATGCTTCATTAATTAAACTATATGACGACattcatcttctctctctgtaacttttatcatttaacatttaacttgTTAGTCTGATTGACAGGCGGCACTTTGTTAGcttgttttgattcatttagCCTCCggcagctaaatgctaaacaagcTAAACAAGCTAAACGACATCAGCGGACAGTTTCTCACCTTCTGCCTTCGACTGAGCACCAGCGAGCGGAGCAGCGGAGGGCGACACCGGCCATTTGGACCCTGAGACGGAGGTGCAGAGAGCGGAGGACGGAGAGGTGCAGGGGAGACGCGGTTATGACACTGTGGACCGACCGACCTCCGAGCAGAGCCGAGCAGAGCCGAGCGGCGTCACGTGACCGGCGGGAGGAGCCGAGCGGCCGACGGACCGGCCGACCAGGCTGCAGCAACATGGCGGACGAAGAGCGCGatcatttgatttttaaattctttttatcatttttttttacttttgtgtattatttctttttttttttttccttttttgatttttattggttatttttatttatttttttcctgtttttgttttttattgtttttttcttttaatatattcttttccttattttctttccgtttttgtttttattcttggttatttttttattcattttatttatatttttattttatttatttttcgttttctttttttttttttttactatttcttttgttttcttgtttttccattcttttcttagttttgtatttttctcttttttattccctttttttattttcctctttgtttttttttttaatattttttttaatttttaatattttataagatGGTCATCCATGGATGTGGTCATCTGTAGACAGGAAGTCATGTGACAAAATCTTGCCCTTTCAAAACAAGAGCAGAATTTCCCCCTGAcacaaactttatttaaacaacaAAGGAAACCCGGAggactaaataaaaaaaaagaagagataaataaataaataaaaatatggatttaatttaaaaatcattaaagATCCCcaccagacatgttttaggatGTATATAAAACATTGAATTTTCATATGtatcaatatgttttttccacaaaaaatgttaaatcatctcattaaaatccttaaatttATATCTACTTATTATATATTACTTAAATTCCAgagtctatgaatatgtaaatattgttgattgCAGAAGTTGAAcagctggacaccagatgtttccttcttcttctctgttaaGTTTATTCTCAACAACAAACTAATGTTCTATAAACTAATTTTATTCTTGAATGAattcagcagagcagagaaataaacaacattAGTAGGATGTGTTTTCACTGCGGCTGGACGACATCGACCTCCCAGTAAGCAGCGCTGAGAAAAAACTGGCTCATTATTGAACCTACGAGCTGCCGTAAAGGACGCTTCACAATATCtcaagtctgtgtgaagcttctattcagcttcagcagtctgagtttagtcacatcaagtggatatctgacacatttacagtctttgtgtttccctgttgagctgcaggtggaagtatagtaacaaaaagaggaactttggcactaaaaagactgtaacgttgaaagatatctacttgatttgaagcttcatatcagcttcagataaacttttaaatacatttttatacagacggaggactgtggattttgtcctccatcacttccattgtaattaataataaaggGATCTTTATTCTTTCAAACatgatttcaaaataaaacaccagcagcacctcaataataaacataaagcagaattatcATGTAAAAGCTTCATAGAAGTAGAATTAATGGCagagctatatatatatatatatgttaatataacATTTATAGTATATTAATTACTATAAAGTGTAGTTTTTTTGTGTAGATAATGTGAGTTTATTACTTTTGGAAAtccatattttatatataatttcaaTAGAACAGAAGAGTTCCAGTAAACAGTGATGGTGATAAATGGTGCAGCAGATGTGGACTCAGCTGATCCAGCAGGAGGCAGcactcacctgaacacaacaacatccatctgcagctgtttgttCACACAAACAGGATCAATACACAGCAGGAAGAACATGATCAGTTTGATCTGATGAAGTGATCAGAGGGAATCAGATATGAAAGCTGCAACCtgttatcaattaatctgattattttatctCTTATTATTTGTGAGGTTTTATCCGACCAACAGTCCTAAAACCTCAAAGATAatctgtttattatcatagaggagaattaaatagaaaatattcacattgggAAGCTGGAACCGCCTCAAAAAAGtgctgattaattgatgatcaattgattaattgactaatcgttgcagttgTAAAGTTTATTAACACAGAATATTCTGTCATAAAATACTAAACTGAATGAAGGcggacaaacaaacagaaaccaaTAAGACAAAAGAACTTCAGCAGAACCAACACAGAGCTGATCCAGtaaaccagtaaaaccagtaaaaccagtgTGTCTAGACCAGCTTTGAACTACATGTGTCACCTCCCACCACAAACCTTTCTATCAGACAGTCAACCAACTAAGAGCAGAGAAGCTccggatgatgatgatgatgatgatgatgatgatgataggcCAGTGGGTTGCATGACTGGTACGCACAGGTGGAAACCAGTTAGCTGACGGCAgctggagacagaaagaaaacagaagggAACTAAAATCCCTCCAGAGTTGATGCTGTAACTGGGATTCAAACCAGTTACTGAAACAGAAACTTctgattggatcattttcctcaataaataaatcaataagtttgattttttttgtcttgtgtttaaCTGGGTTCCCTTTAAAGACGtttatgattcattttctgtcagtcgactaATTGACTAAACAATATATTAACATGTAAATTAAAGATATAAGTGAAGGAAAATctcaaaaatgtcacattaaagCAGTCTCACGTCTTCAGGGACGGTCAGAAGGTGACAGTTGTACATTCTGAAGTCCAGACCGGGGATGCAGCAGCAGGACCAGGTCCAGGAGGATCCAGCCTGGACCACAGTCTGGACTCTgatccagacagacagaaacagtcGATGTCTGATTGTTTGATCTGCAGCTGAAAGGTTTCGGTCGCTGTGACCTCGCTCTGCTCCGCCGCTTTGAAGCCTTGAACAGGAAGCAGGACGAGTTGTGGCCCCTGCGGGTCACCGTACTTAAAACTCTTCAGTTCTATTGTCGTCAGATTTAACAATGCCGTCCTGAGCTTTGGGACGTCCAGCCGGTCTGCGGAGGCCTTTCaggtcttatttatttatgaggGACGTCACAgagcttttcatttttttctctgcagcctcccCCCCGGAGGACCCGAACACAAACCCCCCGTAGTATAAATCTCAGCGCGGCCCCCTGCCTGGATCTGGACTGTAAGCAAGAAACAAGATACAGAAATGAGTGAAGGTACCTGTCGCTGCCGTGACAAACGCCGCGCAGTTTTTACTGCGAGCAGGAAGCGGCTGAAGGCTTGTGTTCCGACCGCAGAGACCAACGTTTGTCCTgaaaagtgaataaaacatcCAACAACACTTTATAGTCCGGATCCACATTTACTAAACTTCTCCcgttaatcatctcacgacccctcagatttatctgctgaccctttggaggggccccgacccctaggttgggaaccactggactgaaccagctaactgtatataaagtgaAATTCCAGCTCGGAGGTcagatgtgaatgttttctggtctATTTAGTCTTCAGTCtttggcatttttcaccattttcagacgTTTTTAGGGaacaactgagaaaataatcaacagattgatgATAAATCATCGTTAGTTGAAACCCTCGTTATGCGACTGGGGAGGCGGGAAAACTCCGGGGTCCATCTGGTGGTCAGGTGCTGCTGGATGGGGAGGATACATGAATGAGGAACAGATatacaaaaatgtgttgttggtcaaaacaaaAAGTCTTCACACTGGATCAGATGGtgtttttgcagtgtgtgtgtgtgtgtgtgtgtgtgtgtgtgtgtgtgtgtctccccaGAGTTCACTGTTACACTTCACCTTTGACCTCCAGCGACGGCAGACACACAGGATGACTGGAACAGCCGGAAACACCacattcatttttaactgtgtgtgtgagagagtgaaggaggaggtggatgGAGAGGAAACAGGGATGTTTTGTCGTCTACTGTTGATATTTATCACCGAGCTGCCTGTGAttactgtgatttataaaggtttgaAAAACAAGACGAGAAACAGCTGCGACACGACATTGAAACTGTGAACACAGAACGCAGAGGTTCGAATAAAGGGAATTAAACTCTCACATCAATCTAACCCTAAAAAATATCCTCTATGGTGAGAATTCCTGGTTCCTGCAAAGAAATACGTTTAAAATAACTCTTCATGTCTGTCtgaaaccaacagtcaggagcccaaatgaacattgaagctGTTAAATCATtcgtcctgttcatactgaccattagaagatcccttcataatgaccttaatgaagcttcagcgtccaaatgagtcaaatcaagtagatatctttcaacgttacagtctttttagtgccaaagttcctctttttgttactatacttccacctgcagctcaacagggaaacacaaagactgtaaatgtgtcagatatccacctgatatgactaactcagactgctgaagctgaatagaagcttcacacagacttttaatatccagtatgaacaggaggaatgattacagttcacctgactgctggtttaactggaaacactgggaacCATTCACTGTTTTGGCAACTTAGAGacaacatctgacatattatcatcttataaagtAGAGCGTCTAACATGTcagcaaacagcagagaaacattATAATCCCGTTAAAAGTGACAGTTGTGACTTctggggttcctcagggttctagtCTTGGACcttcatattttaaatgttcatgtaATATGTAATTCCAACTTATGTGTCCACCAACCAGCTGACCTTTCCTCTGTttactcagacacacacacaggtcctcctactgaaacagtaaaacagatCCGAATCATGCATCCCAGAAATGTCAACTGCAGACAAATGAATGAGCATGAATTACTTAGAGAGGAGTTAAATttctaaaatgtataaatgccTGGTAGATGGAAGTacagaaacatctgcaggacGTCTGGAGGCATGGAGAGACGATCTACAGGAAGACATCCCAATAGAAAAAGCACAATCGAGAACTACTAACACCCGCCTGAAATTACTACAATATAACTGGTTGATGAGAACATATATAATAACAGATATAACGGCGCCGTACCTGATATTTGTATTAAATGTGAGAAGGAAAAAGGTACCTTTTTTCCATTGGCAAtgtacagaaatacaaaaattctGGCAAGAAGTTAAACAAATGGActcaaaatattacacattACACAGATTCAAGTACCCTTAAttccacagctgtttatatcAGGTTTACATCCGGATAATTTGAAACTTACAAAGAATCAACGAATATTTGCAAACTTAAGTGTGTTAATGGCAAAAAGAGTAAATAGCTCTCTGATGGAAAAACACCAGGAGACCAAGTATAAGCAGGTGGTTGTCTGAGCGATCCATAACTCTCCCTTTAGAGAAAATTACCTTTTCcataaaacatcaacaacatcatTTTCAGCAGATTTGGGACCGTTTTTATTCACTATGTATCAAGAACAGACTTGTCAAGTGTGATTAAAGAACCTGGAGACGTGTGAACAGTGGCTGGTAACGGACTATAAGCATGATCCCAACCCCCAACCAGGACCTGGAATAATGTGGGGGGTTGACATGTTCGTTCAGTGTATGTAACTGTATTACTTGATATTTCTTCGTTATGttgtgaaaacaataaaaagaatgttggtaaaatgaaaaacagatcaGAACCTTCAAAAATGATCCAAATGACAGTTAAAGAACAATTAATACGAgtgtttagacacaaaaactactttgttaaagatgtttttattgattttgtcGACTGACTGTCAATAATAacttgtggggttcctcagggttctagtCTTGGTCCTTTATATTTCTGGTTAAAGCTACATTGATTATTTGTCCACTTGGTGGCGGCAGAgcaaactgaaaacatctgaaataacCGACGGCCTGTGAAGGTTTATACAGGAGAAGTTGAAAACTGATCTACTGGCCGAGTGGACCAGTGGGAACAGATGTTATGTTGGACGCTGTATTATCAGTAAATAAAGTAGCCTGAGTGGCCGTCGAAGTCTGTTCTCTTCTtccctttagctctgttttggtctccaccaacatATCTGTCTattcagctgctaaatgtttcATCTCTCCAGCGACTCTCTGACTGTGTCTgcctgctgtttgctgctggacAGGAAGTGTACACCAGATATTTATGATTCTTTCTCCAGAGAGGTCGTCTGCAGTCCTGAGTGGCAGCGAAAGGAAATTTCGGTTTCATCACTTAGATCCAGACTTGAAATACCTCAACAACTGTTTGATGGATTGCTGTGTAATTTGGTAGAAACATTCATGTTCATCAGAGGACgaatcctgctgactttggtgatcctctgacttttcctctagcgccaccatgaggttgacttttGTGTTTCAGGCTGAAATATcggatggattgtcatgaaatttacaACAGATCTTCAGGGTTCCCAGAGGAaactttgacttttcctctgacGCCACCGTCTGGTCAACATTTGATTTTCTCTTATACTTTTGGTTtggctagcatgttagcatttagctcaacagcctcacagagctgctagcgtggctgtagactctcagTCTTCTTTTGTCATTGTG from the Thunnus albacares chromosome 21, fThuAlb1.1, whole genome shotgun sequence genome contains:
- the eci2 gene encoding enoyl-CoA delta isomerase 2, mitochondrial isoform X2; this translates as MLLQPGRPVRRPLGSSRRSRDAARLCSALLGGRSVHSVITASPLHLSVLRSLHLRLRVQMAGVALRCSARWCSVEGRRLLRFSSVPSLKFHITASPMMGATVEQFEQAKNKLSTLKEDPGNEAKLKIYALFKQATQGPCNTPKPGMLDFVNKVKWDAWKSLGAMTQDEARQQYCDLIGSLVAAEGGSSAQVAAQPAGSGPTYQTLLVTTEDDITTIKLNRPAKKNAITTEMYNEIIAALEQAAKDDSVITVFTGAGDFYCSGNDLTNFTKIPEGGVQQMANQGGELLRKYIKAYIDFPKPLVAVVNGPAVGVSVTVLGLFDLVYATERASFHTPFSQLGQSAEGCSSYTFPKIMGTVKASEMLLFNKKLTAVQACELGLVTEVFPDSSFQSEVWTRLKAYAKLPRNSLALSKQLIRSTEKERLHAVNDAEVECLVERWQSDECFNAVMSFFQAKAKL
- the eci2 gene encoding enoyl-CoA delta isomerase 2, mitochondrial isoform X1: MLLQPGRPVRRPLGSSRRSRDAARLCSALLGGRSVHSVITASPLHLSVLRSLHLRLRVQMAGVALRCSARWCSVEGRSRLLRFSSVPSLKFHITASPMMGATVEQFEQAKNKLSTLKEDPGNEAKLKIYALFKQATQGPCNTPKPGMLDFVNKVKWDAWKSLGAMTQDEARQQYCDLIGSLVAAEGGSSAQVAAQPAGSGPTYQTLLVTTEDDITTIKLNRPAKKNAITTEMYNEIIAALEQAAKDDSVITVFTGAGDFYCSGNDLTNFTKIPEGGVQQMANQGGELLRKYIKAYIDFPKPLVAVVNGPAVGVSVTVLGLFDLVYATERASFHTPFSQLGQSAEGCSSYTFPKIMGTVKASEMLLFNKKLTAVQACELGLVTEVFPDSSFQSEVWTRLKAYAKLPRNSLALSKQLIRSTEKERLHAVNDAEVECLVERWQSDECFNAVMSFFQAKAKL